ggcctggcagatcgattatatcacgctcccacaaacccgccaaggcaagcgccatgtgcttacaatggtggaagcaatcaccggatggctggaaacatatcctgtgccccatgccactgcccagaacactatcctgggccttgaaaagcaagtcctatggcaacatggaaccccagagagaattgagtcagataacgggactcatttttgaaacaacctcatagacacctgggccaaagagcatggcattgagcGGGTATgtcacatcccctgtcatgcaccagcctctgggaaaattgagcgatacaatggactgttaaagactacactgagagcaatgggtggtgggacgttcaaacattgggatacacatttagcaaaggctacctggttagttaacactaggggatctgtcaatcgagctggccctgcccaatcaaaacttttacgcactgtagaaggggataaggtccctgtagtacacataaaaaacatgctggggaagacggtctgggttactcctgcctcaggcaaaggcaagcccattcgtgggattgcttttgctcaaggacccaggtgtacttggtgggtaatgcgagaggatggggaagtccgatgtgtacctcaaggggatttgattttgggtgagaatagccaatgaactaaatggtataatgtcaattgctatataatactgtgtgtcatcactttttcaataaggatcacccagattaatgaagaatgaacttcaacgaaagcaagcaaagtgcagtggtgatggaaccagaactggcttcaacatgcaacaatccaacaccacagaccatctcttctgcccggaaggactattatgacggatggagcccaaagccatggactaaatgaacttaattgtATTAGAAGGGGTAGAACCTaggcatgacgtaaatggtatagaataaggggtggatactgtcctggtttcggctgggatagagttgatttccttcctagtggctggtgtagtactgtgttttgggttttagtatgagaatactattgacaacacgctgatgttttggctgttgctgagcggtatttacactggtcaaggacttttttcagctccccatgctctgccaggtgcccaagaagctgggaggggacacagccaggattgttgatcctAAATTTACTGAAAGTGATCCCACATCCCTAAAATTTCTTTCCCAAAGCATTAAGTAATTTTgataacatttttcactttgttcaACAAGATAGAGTTCCACTAACTGTGAGGAGAATTTAGAACTCCAGCTCAGGTGGACAAATATCTGCCACCACATGAAGACAGGAGTGTATTCTGAGGCATGCAGTATATCCTTCAGGAGACAATTACGCACAGGATTTTACACACCATCTAAAAATCCAAAGGCACACAAATAGTCATAGAGgaatatcttaaaaataatgtatttctagCACATTATTTTTATCTACTTAAACcgtttctttttattgttttctttttcagtgtcttaaaaatgtaaatctagGGAAGAATGAGGGAAAATCATGACCAACAACCTGAAACTGAGCacataggatcatagaatcatagaaacatagaatcatagaatcatagaatagtttgggttggaagggacctttaaaggtcatctagttcaaccccctctgcagtgagcagggacaatCATGGTGATTCATTTCTCATAATGTTAATTGATTATTTGATTAATGATTTCTATGTTCTTAAGTAAAGAtctgattttatattaaaaaacattaaaaccatAAATATTGGATAGAGTATCAATAGGCATGCTGAGGTAACTGTAGGAGGGCATTCTCCTTTACAACAGGGAGAAACAGTCCTTTAAGGTACAATTTCAGAAGCAGAGGGAGGTCTGGAAAATTCAGATGAATTCCATCCTTAAAgtgccttttcctctctgctgaccAAAAAGGGAGATTGACTCAAGAGATCACCATTATTTGCATTCCGTCAGATGACTACAGAGAAGAAATCTATGGACAGTAATAAACTCTAGTCTCAGCTCATATAAATAAGTATAAACACTTGGTCAAAGCTACCAGATAGTCATCTCCATTGAGTTTGTGCTCTTGCTTCCCTTTCTAGAGGATTCAGAGTAACAAACACTTCTAAGGTACCATTCACCTCACCCTGCTCTGGGTATCCTCAGTTCAGATAATTTCTCCTGAAGAACTACCATTGTGGCATATGAACTTCAGTGAAAGCAATGTCACCCTTATTAGTAGCAAAGGTTGACAGAACACTGCAACTACCCATGAGTGTGGACCGTGCAGAACAGGGATGAAACATATGGGCACATGGCTATGTGTATTAATTTGTCTTGGGAAATGGTACAATTTTCCAGAACGCTGCTTTGATCACTTTGTTGCGCAGGCTGTAGATCAGAGGGTTCAGAGTGGGAGTCACCAGAGTGTACATAATgctcactgttttgtttttcttctctaatgGAGTGCTAGTTGGCTGGATATAGGTGTAGATGATGGTGGAGTAGAACAAGCCAACAATAGCAAGGTGTGAGGAGCAGGTGGAGAAGGCTTTCCACTTCCCTGCAGACCCCTGGATTTTCAggatggtgatgatgatgaggCAATAGGAGAGGATAACCAGCAGGAAGCTTCCCATGCCTAAGATGATGTCTGCCATGTAAACCATGATTTCATTGAGATAGGTTGAGCTACAGGACAGGGCAAGGACCGGGGTATCTCACACAAGAAATTTTGGACTAAATTTGGCCCACAGAAGTCCAGTTGTGCCACAAGAAAGGTGTTTATGAGGGAATTGATGGTACCAACTCCCCAGACACCAGCCATTAAAGAGATGCAGGTCCCCTTGCTCATCATGGTTACGTAGTGAAAGGGCTGGCGGATGGCCAGGTACCGGTCGTAAGACATGACTGTTAACAGTAAAAGCTCCGTTGAGCCTGAGAAGGTGAAGGTGTAGAGCTGTGCTACACAGCCTTCAAAGAGATGGTGTTCTTGCCCACGATCAGGTTCTCCAACATCTTGGGCAGAACTGAGGAGACACCCACCAAGTCAAGGATGGCCAGGTTGGAGATTAAAAGTACATAGGGGTGTGAAGTGGTGGGTGGACAATGGTAGCTATAATGACAAATGAGTTGCTGAGGATAGCAGTGAGGTAGAGACACAAAGATATTGCAATATAGAGACCTTGGAGGTGAGGATTGTCAAAAACACCCTCAAGGATGAATTCAGAGACCTTGGTGAGATTCTGTGGATGCATTTGCCTTGGTGTCCCCTACgtaggaataaaaataaag
The DNA window shown above is from Ciconia boyciana chromosome 22, ASM3463844v1, whole genome shotgun sequence and carries:
- the LOC140662640 gene encoding LOW QUALITY PROTEIN: olfactory receptor 13G1-like (The sequence of the model RefSeq protein was modified relative to this genomic sequence to represent the inferred CDS: inserted 1 base in 1 codon): MRRAEQWNETAVVEFIILGFQSSPEVQFILFLMFLVTYITTVSGNLLIMVLVVTDHHLRKPMFFFLGNLSFLETCYTSTILPRMLASFLTNKYVISLNGCVAQLYTFTFSGSTELLLLTVMSYDRYLAIRQPFHYVTMMSKGTCISLMAGVWGVGTINSLINTFLVAQLDFCGPNLVQNFLCEIXPVLALSCSSTYLNEIMVYMADIILGMGSFLLVILSYCLIIITILKIQGSAGKWKAFSTCSSHLAIVGLFYSTIIYTYIQPTSTPLEKKNKTVSIMYTLVTPTLNPLIYSLRNKVIKAALRRGIRVSVDAILPPNGTPQTYVSMGKVNITVTLGAHNVNKKELSQQAFHVGHCVIHPNYSGDTLLQPNAKLNKKVSFIPLP